Part of the Myxococcus fulvus genome, CAGGTCCAGCAGCGGCCCCGCTGGAGTCCCCGGATGGGCCAGCCCGCTGCCCTCCCAGATGTCGAAGCGGTGCGCGGCCAGCGACTCCACCAGCGCGTCCTTCAGCCGCGACTTGCCGATGCCCTCCTCTCCCACCAACCAGATGGCCCGCCCCAGCCCCCGGCGCGCCTCCTCGGCGCACCACTTCAGCCGCTCCAGGTGCGCCACCCGCCCCACGAGCGGCGGCTGACAGGAGGCGAGCCCCCAGCGGCGCACCCCACCCGCCAGGGGCGCGAGCAGCAGCGCGCGCGGGCACGTGGAGAGACCCGGGGAAAGTCGTGTCCCACAGGCCAGGCACACGCCCGACGACGCGGTCATGAGCACCTCCAGAGCCCGAACCTCTAACGCCCCGGGCCCTTCAGGCGCCTCGCGCCCGGGGGCTGTGCGTCTGTATCGAATCCGCCTGTAGACCTGCCCTCCAGGCCACCGCACGCACGCACGCCCCCGCTGGATGTATGCCCATGCCTTCACGGCCTGGGTGGGCTCGCCACCAATGCCAGACATTTCCAGCACCATCGCCCAAGCACACACCCCGAGTATGCGCGCTGCGTTTCCTGCCCAGCAGGCAGGCTGGACGAGAACTGTTGAATACGAAATAAAATGAGGCGATGGTTGTCCTCCGCTGCAACGCGGCGAACCCCCGCCGTGACCTTGGAGAAGCCCCGCAACTGAAATCAATCGTCGGCCCGTCGTGAGACGTCGCCGGACACACTCCCCGTCTGTCTGTTTTTGAAACCCCCAGAGGTTCCCACATGAAGCAGTCTCTTCTGCTGGCCGGCGCGTTGCTCGGCCTTGGCGCCACCGCGTGCGGTCCCCAGGACTACAATGAGCTGGGTGAGGCCCCCTCCGGCGCGGAGGCCACCGCGTTCGCGACGTCCGCCGCCGCCCTGACCGCCTCCAACTGCACGCAGCTCACGGCCACCTCCGTCATCGCCAAGGGCAATGACGGCAACGTGCCGGCCAACACGATGGATGACCGGATGGACACGCGCTGGAGCATGCTCGGCAAGGGCGCGTGGATCGACTACGACCTGGGCTCGGTCAAGTCGGTCTCCGGCGTCACGGTGGCGTGGCACGAGGGCAACACGCGCGCCAACACCTTCACCGTGTCGGTTTCGCCGGATGGCTACACGTACACGCAGGTCTACAGCGGCACGAGCGCGCTGCAGACCGCCGCGCAGACGTACTCCTTCGGCACCACGTCGGCGCGCCGGGTGCGCATCACCGTCATGGGCAACACCGTGAACGACTGGGCGTCCATCGCGGAGGCCCGCGCCTGCGGCAGCACCGTGACGTCCCCGCCTCCGCCCACCGGCAGCAGCGTGGTGTGGGTGGGTGACTTCGAGACGGGAGACCGCACCCAGTGGACGCGCGCGCAG contains:
- a CDS encoding heparin lyase I family protein, translated to MKQSLLLAGALLGLGATACGPQDYNELGEAPSGAEATAFATSAAALTASNCTQLTATSVIAKGNDGNVPANTMDDRMDTRWSMLGKGAWIDYDLGSVKSVSGVTVAWHEGNTRANTFTVSVSPDGYTYTQVYSGTSALQTAAQTYSFGTTSARRVRITVMGNTVNDWASIAEARACGSTVTSPPPPTGSSVVWVGDFETGDRTQWTRAQMVSSDRLALVSSPKRQGGYALKATVKKGDDPINSSGNRNELVRMTKEPSGSEYYYRWSTMFDSTFPNVNTWQLFTQWHQESDTVGGSPPVEFYVYGNEVRLNIGGNPGTIVWRAPLVRARWMDFIFHVRWSADAKVGFVELYVDGKLVLPKRYIATQYKGQVNYLKIGLYRNDTISPTGIVYHDGWTMARKLEDVLSPTAILKAP